Below is a genomic region from Raphanus sativus cultivar WK10039 chromosome 4, ASM80110v3, whole genome shotgun sequence.
CACTATGAGTGGATCCTGTTCGTGGGTTCTTGCTATGGATTATGTCGAACTTgtaaatgattttgttttagaaaaggAGAGAATGTATGTACAAATTGGTTGATAGAGGGATGAAGCCATCCAGTGTTGATAGCCTTCACGGTGGCAATGGCTTCAAGACCTCCAGCTGCACCTAGGCAGTGACCTATCATAGACTGTAACACGATGCATTCACAAAACTGTCATGCATAGGAAATGTAAAGCAAACCAATACAGGAAATAGAAGACgagaagaattaaaaaaaatagcatTGAGCGTTGGGGACGAACCTTGGTGGCATTGATTTTGATCCCTGAAGTGCTTTTGAACACCTTTTTAATGGCATTTATCTCAGCAAGATCACCAGCAAGAGTGGAAGTTGCATGGGCATTGATGTAGTTTACCTGGAAAAAAACGTTCAAACAATCACAAGCTATAAGTAATAAAATGGAAACCCTTTTGTTAGAAGCCTGAAAAGTTAGTTCTTGTTACCTCCTCGGGCGATACACCAGCATCTTCAAGGCAGCTCTCAATGCAGGAAGAGACACCAAGCCCATCGGCTCTTGGATCAGTCATATGATGAGCATCACAGTTAACAGCACCTCCAAGATACTCTGCTACAATTGGAGCACCACGTTTCATCGCATGTTCCAAGCTTTCCATCACCTATTAGAGCATATAATAAGTTAACACCAATTAATGCGTCTTTTACATTAATTGGTTGGATGAAACCAACTTTGTTACAGCAATTCAAATGCAATGACATTTCCTGAGCTAATCAACTAAGGGGACAAATGTTTCAACACAGAGAGTAAGGATCCTCCGCTACAGACAGCACTGATCAGACCCAAACACAAATTAATAGTTTCAATGTGAAGAGTAGAGACATACCAGAACACCAGCTCCTTCACCCATGACAAACCCATCTCTCTGTTTATCCCACGGCCTTGAAGCAGTTTGAGGGTCATCATTTCTCTGCGACAGTGCCCTGCAAGCAACAAAACCTCCCAACCCAATAGGTATAATAGCAGCCTCGGTCCCACCAGCAACCATCATATCAGCCTCACCACGGCGAATGTGGTTGGCAGCAGCGTAAAAGCAGTAGTTAGAGGTGGCACAAGCGGTAGAGATGGAGTAGTTGGGACCCATAAGACCAAGATCAATCGCCAACAAAGCAGAACCCATGTTGGTGATAGCATAAGGAATAAAGAAGGGAGATATCCTCCTGTGGCCTTTCTCAACTAGAGCTTGAACACCGTCTGAAAACACAGTCAAACCACCCATACCCGTCCCAACTAGTACTCCAGCTCTCTTCTTATCAATCTACAACAACATCCACAAgttcaaaaatattcaaaaaagtATTTGAAAAACACTTGCAAAGTATCCAAATTACCATAAAGTATCAAAAGTATCCGGATATTTTTATccgaaatatccaaaatattctCGAAATATTCAAGATTTATATCTGAATCAACCTAATTGTTTGATATtttaccaaaattttgatatttaacaCTAACTACccaaaataaccgaaccaaattttGGTATTTTCCGGTTTCTAGTTTTAGTATCCTAGCCGAACCGAAACTACCCGAACGGAAACCGAAAATAAGTAAGTAATAAATGAGTATCAAAAGTTTCCGGatatttttatctgaaatatCCAAAAGACTctcaaaatatccaaaaaatttATCTGAATCACCCTAATTGTTTGATATTTTACCCAAAATATCCGATATTTAACACGAACTACCCGAAATAATCGAACCGGAACCAAATCGGaacaaaattttggtattttccTGTTTCTAGTTTTAGTATCCTAGCCAAACCGAAACTAACCCGAAAAATAAGTAAGTAGCAAATGGATCCTCTAGTCCCCTATCAAAACTACCCAATACCCAAAATTCCCAGGCATAGTGTAAACTCATGAAAGATAAATCAAGATCGGACATGAACTATAAACTGAATCAGTTCTTACAAGATTTGAACTTCGATGAATCTAAGAGAGAGATTTGTACCGTGTTAAGCTTATCACCACCAAGGTTGGCACTTTCGAGAGCCTTCTTCCCAGCGACAATGCAGTACTTCAAGCAATCATCAAGCCTCCGCTCGTTCTTCCCATCGATGTACCCTTCGGAGCTAAACCCACGGATCTGACCACCGAATCTAGTCGGGAACTTGGACGCGTCGAATCGATCGATCAAGCTGATTCCACTCTCGCCGGAAAGGAGTTTCTCGTAGTAAGCGTCGACGTCGTTTCCGAAGACGGAGACGAGGCCCATTCCGGTGATCACGACGCGTTTTTTCGGATCCGTCTCGCGTTTGGGAGCCGATGCGGAGATGATGAAGGAGCGTCTCCTGGCGAGGGGTCGAGCATTGGTGATCTGATGGGATTGGAGGTTGGAAGGTGTTCGGAGTGGGTTCGGCGGAGGAGATGCGCGGAGGGAGGAGGATTGAAGAGCTTGCATGGCGGAGAGGAGAGGGAGGGAAGGAGGGAGGCGATAAGTACGATGTTGTGCAAAATGTGATGTGCGTTTGCGAAGGGAGGCTTCAGTTCGTCAGATTTCACGAGctgtttgatttttaaaacactaaaaataaatagagGAAGTTTATCTTCTGGTCCCTATATATTAGCACTATTTTAGTTTCGGCCGTGTAATTATTTTTACAGGCTTTGGTCAGATGTTACGTCTCGATTAAATGAGATATGATTTTTGGGCtttttgcaaaagtgactcaaaacttgaagtcaaacagaaaattaacattttcttttgattcattttttttttgagtttttaaccccacacctgcattttatctacgaaaatgccattaactttttattttttttgtttttcgaaaattgcttctttactgtctcaacctcatcttcttcaagtatttacaatattgccactgcaataaatagtgggaacaaccttgtacgaactgtttggatcTTTTAATGCcatttaatgcacgtaaatctctttacactctctctgtttcaattgttatgaactaaaaataacatttctttcactttctctccatattcatccaaaaaactcaagcttttgattcaaaatataggcgatggttgacagagccatatttctttcgttttgacttacggttgctttcgtttgagattttgggtggttggagaaaaccttgtgtgcaaacgaagtcatctcacctagtttaaggtacgaatttgaattttttttcaaaatctgttggcgtagaagacttacaagtaagtcatctgtatgtagaatacttactgatgagtcttctggtcaaacggacgacttaaactaagtcgtccagctttgtttgttgaaaaaaactaagtcgacttatatataagtcgtctacgagaaacatgctagttttgcatttgaccgaatcgtgtcagatctttgactatttctggacgacttataattcagtcgtctctgggaaagttaaaatttcaatattttattaaactagacgacttacatgtaagtcgtcttaggttagttctgtagttgaaaaataaaacttcataatttaacttttaccagacgacataatataaagtcgtcccgtcataagactaatttaaagtcgtccggggaaagcaaagtcgtccagaatttttcccaattttctggtcaaaccttgcttatcccggacgaccttaaattaagtcgtctagctggacgacttttagttaagtcgtctggagaaagttaaatttcaagttttatttttcaattacaaaactaacctaggacgacttacatgtaagtcgtctagtttgaataaaatattgaaatttttactttccagagacgactgaattataagttgtccagaaatagtcaaagatctgacacgattcggtcaaatgcaaaactagcccgtttctcgtagacgacttatatataagtcgtctgattttttttttaacaaacaaagccggacgacttagaattaagtcgtcccttttaattttcaattgcaaaagtgacatctttagacgacttacctttaagtcttctggacgacttaattctaagtcgtctgcgataatgtttattgaacttcttcattttctctatgtttactaatgtgttttattttgaatatttgcagatgatttttaagttacatgcagtgtatggagaatggttgttgagagatttccgttggaattttgtggttgatgatctcaaaggagcaagattgtttttattgaatgaagattcaacacatgctgaacttgttgcaatggctcaaaaagattataacctggacatgagatcagtgactgtggagattagctactcattaccagcagaaataatgatgactccaggcagtcctcccattcatgttacaagtgatagacaagttcgaaacttgctcgagatactcaaaacgcatagagtatgtctttgtgtatcaagccgcagcaaggtggaaacggtttcagagaaaagagaagaagctggtgaatgggaagaagatgttggtggtaatgatgaagctggtgaatgggaagaagatgttggtgataatgatgaagctgatgaatgttttgaagatgttggtgataatgagtctgttgaagatgaaaatcaagatggggaggaggaaaatggggaggaggatgctgataacactattgttggtgaaacaaATCAGAATGGtcgggattacagtctttatggagaTGTTcaagatgaggacgaggaagatgatgataatatttgttttgaagaaattgaaaagacatatactaagacaaatgctattgaaggaggaaaatcagattgtaccagcatctatgtcaaccagagttttgttagcaaggatgcactgctttcagagctgcggttgacagcagtgagaggtaagttttctttcagaatatacaaatcaacaaaaactctccttgtggcaatatgtcgggttagcggttgtggatggaagatcagagcgagtgtgaaacatgggccaaacacgttttgggtaacaaagtatgtggaaaaacatttatgttcaattggagaccgaatcgctcagcggagacactgtactccaaagtatgttggtagtcttttcattgatcgtgttggaatcattgatgggataactccacagcatatcactgatgtaatgaggaacatgtttggcatgacgtttgattacaccacttcatacagagcactgttatatgcacaaaaattggtgagaggatcagcagaagaagggtattcgcgtctgccttcatatctcgagcaaatctccattgcaaatcctgattctatcacggctatagaacttgattctaagaaaagatttaagtgtctatttctctcttttggagcttctatcaaaggttttaagtatcagagaagggtcattgtggtggatggaattcacctaagtggaaagtatggaggtgttatgttagttgcagccgcacaagatggcaattttcagatattcccattggcttttgggatcgtggatgctgaagatgaaccttcttgggaatggtttttcacaaaattggctagttgtatatctcatgacaagcctctggtgatagtctccgaccggcacgcggccattaaaagtgcgtgtgagaaggtgtttccttgggcaacccgaggaatatgttattatcaccttcaagataacattgacaaaaagtttaaagggaaacatctcatgtacttggtgaaagtggctgcttatgcgcacacggtttacgattttgaccggtacatggctgagatacggagtgcaaacccggaacttgcaacgtatttggagaaggccgacgccaggctatggtcaagggtttattgtaaggggaacatgttcaacataaaaacaagcaacataagctgaatctattaattccgcactgaaacgagcaagaggatttccgattccgttcttgctggagttcataaggcagaagttaggaaaatggtattggaaaagaagacaagatgctttgagtctcccaactgaacatagtcggggtgttgaatacttgcttgctgttcgatcagagatagcggatacgatgacggtcgaaccaattgatggatggcgtttctttgtcaaaggtggcaaaatggactgtgtggttgatttggaacatgtaaagtgtgattgtggtgtctatggagtggagaaaataccttgctctcatgctatagctgctggaacacatgctgatTTGCATATCTCCACACTTGtttgtccactttactcaaagaatcatctgtatgcaggatactcagagaatatatatcctatcgtgtcacaacatattgaggaacgagaatgctttcctccaaacgtaaagcgtggtccggggagacagaagaaatcaagatggcaatcttggttggagctatctaggatgagaggacacaaacccaggaagaaacacagggcacggagatgctcaaactgcaaggaaactggccatacgaaaccacaatgtacacaaccagttgactagttgtccagacgacctaaatttaagtcatccagtcttgattacccgtccagacgactaattgtTAAGTCGttcagtgtttcgtctaccagataaccttcaagtaagtcgtccagaagaccttctactaagtcgtccagtgtattttatttttagacgaCCTTCTACTAAGttgtccagtgtattttatttttagactaccttctactatcccttcaagtgtattttttttagacgaccttttactaagtcgtccagtgtattttatttttagactaccttctattatttttagactaccttatttgtaagtcgtccaaacctaccaaacgacttatttgtaagtcgtccagctggaaaaccatccagacgacttatttgtaagtcgtccagctagaaaaccttccagacgacttatttgtaagtcgtccagctggaaacccttccagacgacttacttgttagtcgtccaaacctaccagacgacttatatatttacaaatctatacaaagacaagttcaaataaatcatacacaagttagaaaatctatacaacgacaagttcaaatacaaatacacaaatcatacacaagttagaaaatctatacaaagacaagttcaaagccatacacaaatctaatcatacatgcccacgaacataccaccatcctcattatctttcaaatgctgatcaacaagctccatCCATATAACCACCgccatattatccctcatagtcttcgcattggacctagcaaagtctttagggctaaaggggaccccaagagcatgacattcaatgtactttagagcgtacacgccacaatcatcattgttggccgtgggtacatctttcagccgtctctcatatgtgtatcgctccaacccgtaTTTGACCTGTAATTTGTCGGTGTCTGCGCACTCAACAAGCAGATAAGgaaccatctcgagaaaaggctccattatctcatcccatgctTCTGGTATGCTAgatgaaggtatgctgtcccagacgtctatgtgcctcttagggatcgatatccaaatagcaacccaatgtttgttgtccaagttcactggtgcatagatatcatcaatgtcctcccccccacttcttgtttgattggcaaaatgaaggcattgatccgtcataaaaACTCGatgccccactaggtagcattcttcctaaacctttgtgatcaggttccgatgctttgaagaacatatactggtctctccaagactgggaaAAGTTGttatccaggaagcacattcgctcgctccggaaagcttgtgggttctcctgatacctctgcctcagcacattaatccaagcatctatatgctgcatataaaataatacaagttagaaccttccagacgacttttatttaagtcgtccaaacctaccagacgacttatttgtaagtcgtccagctggaaaaccttccagacgacttatttgtaagtcgtccagctggaaaaccttccagacgacttatttgtaagtcgtccagctggaaaaccttccagacgacttatatatttacaaatctatacagagacaagttaccagacgacttaaagataagcagaagacttactacgtcttccagccatgctttgggtgtccggagaatgtgataccaccaagttggtgatgtacgcgGTTTGTCCTCttgcttagtgaaataatcactgcaaacaaaaaagcaatcagttttggtagactaaatcaagctattatgggtaaagcaatcacttacagatcagttttcaaccaatcagcgagctccttcaacttaggtctgtttagtgtgggaaatggattatactttcccactctaaggagttttttttctctctgccgtataaggagatatctgcgtgggagcaggtttcttcgttcgttcactccttgcacgcacataagcagtgggagctgttttgtccaatacaaccaggctcggttctgaaactggaacgcttagatcggtggaagcgaagctcggttgttgattgttggaagcgaagctcggttggtcagtggaagtgagaggaacaatctctttggaggtgacaccatctgctttatcctccggcaagatcttatataccgagatcgcctcatctgctgtatcctccggcaacaatctctgcaataaaagttgcacacaagttaaccctggacgacttaaataaaagttgtctagacgactagttgaccctggacgacttaaataaaagttgtttgGACAACTAGAAGatcctggacgacttaattcttgttgggagaggatttgatactaacctctttgggcagaggagaaggttgtttcttttgaggagtaggctgtttcgtttgaggagaagtctgtttcttttgaggagtaggctttgccttttgaggagtaggctgtctggtttgaggag
It encodes:
- the LOC108855705 gene encoding 3-oxoacyl-[acyl-carrier-protein] synthase I, chloroplastic — encoded protein: MQALQSSSLRASPPPNPLRTPSNLQSHQITNARPLARRRSFIISASAPKRETDPKKRVVITGMGLVSVFGNDVDAYYEKLLSGESGISLIDRFDASKFPTRFGGQIRGFSSEGYIDGKNERRLDDCLKYCIVAGKKALESANLGGDKLNTIDKKRAGVLVGTGMGGLTVFSDGVQALVEKGHRRISPFFIPYAITNMGSALLAIDLGLMGPNYSISTACATSNYCFYAAANHIRRGEADMMVAGGTEAAIIPIGLGGFVACRALSQRNDDPQTASRPWDKQRDGFVMGEGAGVLVMESLEHAMKRGAPIVAEYLGGAVNCDAHHMTDPRADGLGVSSCIESCLEDAGVSPEEVNYINAHATSTLAGDLAEINAIKKVFKSTSGIKINATKSMIGHCLGAAGGLEAIATVKAINTGWLHPSINQFNPEPAVDFDTVANEKKQHEVNVAISNSFGFGGHNSVVAFSAFKP